From Topomyia yanbarensis strain Yona2022 chromosome 1, ASM3024719v1, whole genome shotgun sequence, one genomic window encodes:
- the LOC131676739 gene encoding uncharacterized protein LOC131676739 has translation MGVLLVAATVVCCQLVLLESTATGNHHNTSHSKDCSTLHPSCVRCNERGCVKCSDLLRIDTRECVGDCPGGYVAQWSSTSEFMGRVCYPVGFSGSFLAAVVGIAAGAVLCIALIIAAMAVIRRKQKQKKYRETFIDENIDRLEFLKQLDELRPQAECFLQMLNDTRRQIRKLHLAGDSTGAASYHPVVRDLAKILILLNKPVELISSPPHDWQRLYVWAEKVLDRYKPELTQLIEFLQQPSIPSSASDPRLGTSEHSTFKSKFSGSSTGANESDTSPNLSVKNQRNLLQPESANGRHREQNHFLGSLISLHEFDERSSTSHGTGHTGNPFGDTFDHVRSYLSTSGINDSSLWLQDEFFKLGFRPQDEITTEL, from the coding sequence ACTGTTCCACCCTCCACCCATCGTGTGTTCGCTGCAACGAGCGCGGTTGCGTCAAATGCTCCGATCTGCTACGGATCGACACCCGCGAATGCGTGGGCGACTGCCCCGGTGGCTATGTTGCCCAGTGGTCCTCAACGTCGGAGTTCATGGGCCGGGTCTGTTACCCGGTAGGTTTCTCCGGTTCCTTTCTAGCCGCCGTGGTTGGAATCGCTGCCGGAGCCGTTCTGTGCATTGCACTCATCATCGCAGCTATGGCCGTTATCCGGCGGAAGCAGAAGCAGAAAAAGTATCGCGAAACCTTCATCGATGAGAACATCGATCGGTTGGAGTTTCTCAAACAGTTGGATGAACTGCGCCCGCAGGCGGAATGTTTTCTGCAAATGCTGAACGACACGCGACGTCAGATTCGAAAGCTCCACCTAGCGGGCGACAGCACTGGTGCTGCCAGTTACCACCCGGTGGTTCGTGACTTGGCTAAAATTCTAATACTGCTCAACAAACCGGTTGAACTAATCAGTTCACCGCCACACGACTGGCAGCGTCTGTACGTGTGGGCAGAGAAGGTTCTCGACCGTTATAAACCAGAACTTACACAGCTGATAGAGTTCCTCCAGCAGCCATCGATTCCATCGTCCGCCTCGGACCCCCGGTTGGGTACCAGCGAACATTCCACTTTCAAGAGCAAATTCAGCGGCAGCTCAACGGGCGCCAACGAAAGTGATACCTCGCCAAACTTGAGCGTCAAGAATCAGCGTAATCTACTACAGCCAGAATCGGCCAACGGTAGGCATCGAGAGCAGAACCATTTCCTCGGTTCGCTCATCAGCCTGCACGAGTTTGACGAACGGTCGTCTACGTCACATGGCACCGGTCACACCGGCAATCCATTCGGGGACACCTTCGATCACGTGCGGTCCTATTTGTCCACATCGGGCATCAACGACAGCTCCCTCTGGCTGCAGGATGAGTTCTTCAAGCTTGGCTTTCGACCGCAGGACGAGATCACGACGGAACTGTAG